One genomic region from Alteromonas pelagimontana encodes:
- a CDS encoding DUF6942 family protein: protein MSVAGFGDSNALFKVYIGNRPSYKIESQTQSIRPLKTREIYDIGQACGNGWRKVFNVYAKLLYALSCGAINGHSYQSWQQYRDNALLQESSATALLFSAPDFTHANALHMIMGRTYANTLSLPPSLVWLNKEFAIDKINRLIVCPYFDYRQLSNHKIIFLVDLIKQEFGACLLEP from the coding sequence ATGAGTGTCGCTGGGTTTGGAGATAGCAATGCGTTGTTTAAAGTCTATATTGGTAATCGTCCGTCTTACAAAATTGAAAGCCAAACGCAGTCTATCCGTCCGCTAAAAACGCGGGAGATTTATGATATTGGACAAGCCTGTGGCAATGGCTGGCGAAAGGTGTTTAACGTTTACGCAAAACTGTTATACGCCTTAAGTTGCGGCGCCATTAACGGCCACTCTTATCAAAGTTGGCAGCAGTACAGAGATAACGCTCTCCTGCAAGAATCCAGCGCTACCGCTTTGTTATTTAGTGCGCCAGATTTCACCCATGCCAATGCATTGCACATGATAATGGGCCGCACCTACGCCAACACTCTTTCGCTGCCGCCTTCATTAGTTTGGTTAAATAAAGAGTTTGCAATAGACAAAATTAATCGGCTTATTGTCTGTCCATATTTTGATTATCGGCAGCTATCAAATCACAAAATTATTTTTCTGGTAGATTTAATCAAGCAGGAATTTGGTGCGTGTTTACTTGAACCCTAG
- the tnpC gene encoding IS66 family transposase, with the protein MPRKKQQPKPPTATNLDDANAIIQVLWDRLNDLEDRLNQNSRNSSRPPSSNGPGTSTPTRKSTGKSRGAQTGHKGSKRVMSDSVDESRVYYPDEQCPCGGHVVMSKRPYRRHQVFEIPQQAYSVVEHQLYQGCCYRCSKTVKAPLPETVNSGQMGNNLLAYVVVQAGQFHQSISKIQQQLIQNFGLHFSRGAISQAQGTVSSVLTPAYEDVKNRTLASDIVHCDETRHQRGRERRWMWQVCTQDYSCFMTHYSRGNWAAKKLLGESPTNMVVTDQYAGYHYIDDSHRQLCWAHILRNMQALADSWGTNKLCGAKLVRLIHLLFRLRHRFDKQCLSESSYLRRIITLQEHWQQALHEAQRLCTTRRYRNRCALLLKHDVMCWAFVNDHRIPLTNNEAERSLRSYVLWRKGSYGVWSHRGEQFRQRILSIVETCRKQSLNPLQWIRSILNAVLQKQPYPLLADMKTPCQ; encoded by the coding sequence ATGCCACGTAAAAAACAACAGCCCAAGCCGCCTACTGCTACGAACCTGGATGATGCCAATGCGATCATTCAAGTACTGTGGGACAGGCTCAATGATTTAGAAGACCGGCTTAATCAGAACAGCCGTAATTCTTCGCGTCCGCCATCATCCAATGGACCGGGTACCTCCACTCCTACGCGTAAATCAACAGGCAAATCTCGTGGGGCGCAGACTGGGCATAAAGGCAGCAAGCGTGTGATGAGTGACAGTGTCGACGAATCACGGGTGTATTATCCTGATGAACAGTGTCCGTGCGGGGGCCATGTGGTCATGAGTAAAAGGCCCTACCGTCGTCATCAGGTGTTTGAGATCCCGCAGCAAGCATATTCGGTTGTCGAGCATCAGCTTTATCAGGGATGTTGTTATCGATGCAGCAAGACAGTGAAGGCACCGTTACCGGAAACGGTAAATTCAGGTCAAATGGGCAATAACCTGCTGGCCTATGTTGTTGTTCAGGCCGGACAGTTTCATCAAAGTATCAGTAAAATCCAACAACAACTGATTCAGAATTTTGGTCTGCACTTCAGCCGTGGTGCGATATCCCAGGCCCAGGGCACGGTAAGCAGTGTGCTGACGCCGGCTTATGAGGACGTTAAAAATCGTACTCTAGCCAGTGATATTGTACATTGTGATGAAACGCGGCATCAGCGGGGACGTGAGCGTCGCTGGATGTGGCAGGTATGTACTCAGGATTACTCATGCTTCATGACACATTACTCCCGTGGAAACTGGGCCGCCAAAAAGCTACTTGGCGAGTCACCCACCAATATGGTGGTCACCGACCAATATGCGGGTTATCACTATATTGATGACAGCCATCGCCAACTCTGCTGGGCACACATTCTGCGGAACATGCAGGCACTAGCGGATAGCTGGGGAACGAATAAATTATGTGGCGCTAAGCTGGTGCGTCTTATCCATCTGCTATTTCGGTTACGCCACCGGTTTGATAAACAATGTCTAAGTGAATCAAGCTATCTGAGACGCATCATCACACTACAAGAGCATTGGCAACAAGCACTGCACGAGGCACAGCGATTATGCACCACCCGGCGCTATCGAAACCGTTGCGCATTGCTATTGAAACACGATGTGATGTGCTGGGCATTCGTTAACGACCACCGAATTCCTCTTACCAATAATGAAGCCGAGCGCTCCTTGCGAAGCTATGTACTGTGGCGAAAAGGCAGCTATGGTGTGTGGTCGCATCGAGGCGAGCAGTTCCGTCAACGCATTCTGAGCATCGTTGAAACCTGCCGCAAACAATCCTTAAACCCACTGCAATGGATTCGGTCCATTCTCAATGCGGTGCTGCAAAAGCAGCCCTATCCACTTCTCGCTGACATGAAAACTCCCTGTCAATAA